A single region of the Vibrio cyclitrophicus genome encodes:
- the wrbA gene encoding NAD(P)H:quinone oxidoreductase, producing MSINILVLYYSRHGNTQALARQIARGVESIPNCEAMLRTVNDVYTVEEQPDSRYQPTDPIATLQDLRSCDGLALGSPVWFGNMAGPMKHFWDSTTSLWINGDLIDKPACVFTSSSSLHGGQETTQQSMMLPLLHHGMLVVGIPYSEPALHTTQTGGTPYGASSTGESASLSKEEIELAQSLGKRLARIAINQKGNSQ from the coding sequence ATGAGCATTAACATTCTTGTTCTTTACTACAGTCGCCACGGCAACACACAAGCGCTAGCAAGGCAGATAGCACGAGGGGTTGAATCCATCCCGAACTGCGAAGCCATGCTAAGAACGGTGAACGACGTGTACACGGTAGAGGAGCAGCCTGATTCGCGCTATCAACCAACCGATCCTATTGCGACCTTGCAAGATCTCCGTTCTTGCGATGGTTTGGCGCTGGGCAGTCCAGTTTGGTTTGGCAATATGGCCGGGCCAATGAAGCACTTTTGGGATAGCACGACATCACTTTGGATCAATGGCGATCTTATCGATAAGCCCGCCTGTGTCTTTACCTCTTCTTCATCACTGCATGGTGGTCAAGAGACGACACAGCAAAGCATGATGTTGCCTCTACTTCACCATGGCATGTTAGTCGTAGGAATTCCCTACTCAGAACCTGCTCTGCACACCACTCAAACTGGTGGCACACCTTACGGTGCCAGCAGTACAGGAGAGAGCGCTTCGCTTAGCAAAGAAGAGATTGAGTTGGCGCAGAGCCTAGGCAAACGCTTAGCACGTATCGCCATCAACCAGAAGGGGAACTCTCAATGA
- a CDS encoding DUF2069 domain-containing protein: MMYMPETAMSPKTKLFRYLALAGNLSLLFWVVAWQMTLSPHPHLSNVTLAIAWAIPLLLPLPGILAGKPYTHAWANFVLMLYFLHALTILYVDDGERLLAAVELLLTTLGFVGNILFTRFRAKELGIKLKRLSEVEKREKAKFEQ, translated from the coding sequence ATGATGTATATGCCAGAAACGGCTATGTCTCCCAAAACCAAGCTCTTTCGTTATCTTGCTTTAGCGGGCAACTTATCGCTTTTATTCTGGGTAGTAGCTTGGCAAATGACGCTTTCACCACACCCGCATCTAAGCAATGTCACACTAGCGATTGCTTGGGCTATTCCGCTGTTGCTGCCATTACCGGGCATTTTAGCAGGTAAGCCTTATACGCACGCTTGGGCGAATTTCGTATTGATGCTCTATTTCCTACACGCATTAACTATTTTGTATGTAGACGATGGTGAACGCTTGTTAGCGGCTGTAGAACTGCTTCTTACGACTCTAGGTTTCGTGGGCAATATCTTATTTACTCGCTTTAGAGCCAAAGAATTAGGCATCAAGTTGAAGCGCCTTTCCGAAGTAGAAAAGAGAGAGAAAGCTAAATTCGAGCAATAA
- a CDS encoding DUF2066 domain-containing protein, translated as MRYIALLLMGLLASPSYALTQVDIFSAEVAINAEDKQPEQVARNTGMEQVLIRATGQTDVASNETIQKAMRKSSQYMSQMSFGESNDQSTLRMRFNGAQIRSLLTQAQLPYWPDTRSNILVWLVEEDNYDKNIVWEHSNSQLAAGLQANAKERGLPLTLPVGDFDDITGIATSDLWGSFVTPISKASQRYPVDAVLVIKAQSSGLRWALYDQKPSQLTSAPTSPVSGSLSGNSATTSKKLVDQISNYYAGKSAVTVASESSESILTQFISLNNAQDFFQLESALKRLNSVASLDILKIQNNEVTFRIHLLSTQQEFEQEVESIRQVAKVEESYIEPEVSPEFETQDNSMSVGDDSTSTVDAEGEGSEADSSVQVIKGSEVSTDAEPTGTSDVTLEESNTEELTITAPLHAKPSLVYEWIRS; from the coding sequence ATGCGCTACATAGCATTGTTGTTGATGGGACTATTAGCCTCTCCGAGTTATGCCTTAACTCAAGTAGATATTTTTAGTGCTGAAGTTGCGATTAACGCTGAAGACAAACAGCCAGAACAAGTGGCAAGAAATACAGGTATGGAGCAGGTATTGATACGTGCGACTGGCCAAACTGATGTCGCTTCGAATGAGACGATTCAAAAGGCGATGCGCAAGAGTTCGCAGTACATGTCTCAAATGAGTTTTGGCGAAAGCAATGACCAATCAACATTGCGTATGCGTTTTAACGGCGCTCAAATCCGTTCTCTACTGACTCAAGCACAGTTACCTTACTGGCCTGACACGCGTTCAAACATCCTTGTTTGGCTTGTGGAAGAGGACAACTACGACAAGAACATCGTATGGGAACACTCTAACTCACAGTTAGCAGCTGGCTTACAAGCAAACGCAAAAGAGCGTGGCTTGCCTCTAACGCTGCCTGTGGGTGATTTTGACGATATTACGGGTATTGCGACTTCTGATTTGTGGGGCAGCTTTGTTACGCCAATCAGTAAAGCGAGTCAGCGTTACCCTGTTGATGCTGTGTTGGTGATAAAGGCTCAATCTTCAGGTTTACGTTGGGCTCTATACGATCAAAAGCCAAGTCAATTGACGAGTGCACCAACATCGCCTGTAAGTGGTTCTTTATCAGGTAACAGCGCAACGACTTCTAAGAAGTTAGTCGACCAAATCAGTAACTACTACGCAGGTAAAAGTGCTGTGACGGTAGCGAGTGAGTCATCAGAGTCGATTTTAACGCAGTTTATAAGCCTGAATAATGCTCAAGACTTCTTCCAGTTGGAGAGCGCACTTAAGCGTCTAAACTCGGTGGCAAGCTTAGATATTCTGAAGATTCAGAACAACGAAGTCACTTTCCGAATTCACTTATTGTCGACTCAACAAGAGTTTGAGCAAGAAGTTGAAAGCATTCGTCAAGTCGCGAAGGTTGAAGAATCTTACATTGAACCTGAAGTGAGCCCTGAATTTGAAACGCAAGACAATTCCATGTCTGTAGGCGATGATTCAACAAGCACTGTTGATGCTGAAGGCGAGGGAAGTGAGGCTGACTCAAGCGTTCAGGTGATTAAAGGTAGTGAGGTATCTACGGATGCTGAGCCAACAGGTACTTCTGATGTCACGTTAGAAGAATCTAACACGGAAGAACTAACTATCACTGCGCCATTACATGCTAAGCCAAGCTTGGTCTACGAGTGGATTCGCTCATAA
- a CDS encoding uracil-xanthine permease, producing MKNALQGAQMLFVAFGALVLVPLLTGLDPNVALFGAGIGTLLFQLITRRSVPIFLASSFAFIAPIMFGIQTWGVGATMGGLMAAGVVYVLMGALIKVRGVAFIHKLLPPVVVGPVIMVIGLGLAPVAVNMALGKTGDGAVQLIDADAALWISSISLLVTIVISVFSKGFLKLLPIFGGIVAGYITSLVYGVVDFTPVAQAAWLALPKFTAPEFNINAIFFMVFVAIAPAVEHVGDMLAISNVTGKDYLKKPGLHRTITGDGVATIAASMLGAPPNTTYSEVTGAVMLTKAFNPVIMTWAAVTAIVLALVGKLGALLQTIPVPVMGGIMILLFGSIATVGLNTLIQNKVDLHKSRNLVIVGITLVFGIGGMAFGIGDFSLQGVSLCGIVAILLNLVLPDELGDNTVVDKAQID from the coding sequence ATGAAAAATGCTTTGCAAGGTGCGCAAATGCTGTTCGTAGCTTTTGGTGCGCTTGTACTCGTGCCGCTACTAACAGGACTTGATCCTAACGTTGCACTCTTTGGCGCAGGTATCGGTACCCTTTTATTCCAACTTATTACACGCCGTTCAGTGCCAATCTTCTTAGCGTCTTCGTTCGCATTCATCGCACCTATCATGTTTGGTATTCAAACTTGGGGTGTAGGTGCAACCATGGGCGGCCTAATGGCAGCCGGTGTTGTTTATGTATTAATGGGTGCGTTGATTAAAGTGCGTGGCGTAGCCTTCATCCATAAGCTGCTTCCACCGGTCGTGGTTGGCCCAGTGATCATGGTGATCGGTTTAGGTCTTGCCCCTGTTGCGGTAAACATGGCGCTAGGTAAAACAGGCGACGGCGCAGTTCAGCTTATCGATGCAGACGCTGCACTGTGGATCTCTTCGATTTCACTGTTAGTAACGATTGTCATCAGTGTGTTCTCTAAAGGCTTCCTTAAGCTACTGCCAATCTTCGGTGGTATTGTTGCAGGTTACATCACAAGCTTGGTTTACGGTGTCGTTGATTTCACGCCAGTTGCTCAAGCTGCTTGGTTAGCTCTACCTAAGTTCACAGCGCCAGAGTTCAATATCAACGCTATCTTCTTTATGGTGTTTGTTGCGATTGCACCGGCCGTTGAACACGTTGGCGACATGCTTGCTATCTCTAACGTAACCGGCAAAGACTACCTTAAAAAACCAGGTCTACACCGCACGATCACAGGTGACGGTGTGGCGACGATTGCAGCTTCTATGCTGGGCGCGCCACCAAACACAACCTACAGTGAAGTAACTGGGGCGGTAATGCTGACCAAAGCATTCAATCCTGTGATCATGACTTGGGCAGCAGTAACAGCGATTGTTCTCGCATTGGTCGGTAAGTTAGGTGCTCTACTTCAAACTATTCCGGTTCCTGTGATGGGCGGCATCATGATTCTACTGTTTGGCTCTATCGCAACCGTAGGCTTGAATACTCTAATTCAGAACAAAGTTGACCTACACAAATCACGCAACCTTGTGATTGTGGGCATTACGTTAGTATTTGGTATCGGCGGCATGGCATTTGGCATCGGCGACTTTAGCCTACAAGGCGTAAGCTTATGTGGCATCGTAGCGATTCTACTGAACCTAGTTCTTCCAGATGAGCTAGGTGATAACACTGTGGTAGATAAAGCTCAAATCGATTAA